CTGCGTACCGCTTGCAAAGCTTGTTTGGACCAAGAGAGAATTACTACTGAACTACGGCAATCGCCACCGCCGCCACCATCAGCGGTGGCGAGTTCTTTGATTCCCGAAAGCCAAGAAGACGATGCCGTTGCTGCTGAGATACCGAGCCCAGAGTATCGAAAGAGAAAAGCTACGAACTTGGTTAGCGAATCAGGTGGTAAGATTGCTGATTTTGGCTTGGATAATCCGATGAGTGAACGAGTAGTTGTTTCTGCTGACACAGGAACCGAAGAAAGAGAAAAGAGGGTTCTAAAGGTTGTTGCGAAACGAAAATCACGAACGATGCTTTCCGATTTGATAGACAACGGTGTCATTGCTTTGGGAACCGAAGTCCATTACCGGGGGACACAGTGTAGGGGTGTGATTTTTCGTGAAGGGATTAAGTGCCGGTGTTGCGGCGAGTGCTTCTTCCTCACTGCATTCGAAAGTCATGCTGGCAGCACCAAACACCGTCCGGCAGCCAATATTATGCTAGAAGATGGAAGGAGTTTACACGATTGTCAAAAGCAGGTGAATGTCAAGAGTGTTGACACAACGAAAGAAAATCTGATCGAGGGGGCTGTTGATCATGACAACCTTAATAATGATATTTGCAACGTTTGCCACTACGGCGGCGAGTTGCTTTGTTGCGACGGCTGTCCGTCAGCGTATCACTCCCGCTGTTTGGGTATCGAACTCCCTCCTCCGTCCGACGACTGGTTCTGTCCGCTGTGCCGTTGTGGGAACTGCCGCAGCGGGAATTTCAAGAATATTTCGGTGGGTGGAGACTACTTCGCGAGTCTAGTCTGCCACCAGTGCGAGCAAAAATTCCACTACTCATGTTGCGGGGTGGTGTTTTCGCAGCAAGAAGGATTCTTCTTTTGCAGCGAGAATTGCAAACGTGTTTGTTTGGGTCTCAGGAAACTCGTTGGCAAACAGATTCCAGTAGACAAAAATGGTGGTAGTCTGACATGGACGTTGCTGAAACCCTCAAACGAAATCTGCGCCAAACTCAAGAATGCTTTAAGTATGTTGCACGAGTGTTTCGAGCCGGTGATAGACCATCTCACGGAAAGAGACATAACAGAGGATATAATCTTCGGGAGAGAGTCGGAGATAAAGCGTCTCAACTTCAAGGGGTTCTACGTTGCTATTTTGGAGAGAGAAGAGGCGATGGTGTCTGTGGCTACGGTGAGAGTGTTTGGTGATAAGGTTGCGGAGGTACCTCTGGTGGGGACCCAGTATCTGTTCCGACGACAGGGAATGTGTGGCGTCATGATGGAGGA
The Humulus lupulus chromosome 6, drHumLupu1.1, whole genome shotgun sequence DNA segment above includes these coding regions:
- the LOC133785573 gene encoding increased DNA methylation 1-like; the encoded protein is MVGFVPSGAIPIMVPGEYCSEAVVEWSNKVTKDHNEKNKFSQLKEKAKRHLSFLGWTFCQVKKMENRQELRYISPSGRRYYSLRTACKACLDQERITTELRQSPPPPPSAVASSLIPESQEDDAVAAEIPSPEYRKRKATNLVSESGGKIADFGLDNPMSERVVVSADTGTEEREKRVLKVVAKRKSRTMLSDLIDNGVIALGTEVHYRGTQCRGVIFREGIKCRCCGECFFLTAFESHAGSTKHRPAANIMLEDGRSLHDCQKQVNVKSVDTTKENLIEGAVDHDNLNNDICNVCHYGGELLCCDGCPSAYHSRCLGIELPPPSDDWFCPLCRCGNCRSGNFKNISVGGDYFASLVCHQCEQKFHYSCCGVVFSQQEGFFFCSENCKRVCLGLRKLVGKQIPVDKNGGSLTWTLLKPSNEICAKLKNALSMLHECFEPVIDHLTERDITEDIIFGRESEIKRLNFKGFYVAILEREEAMVSVATVRVFGDKVAEVPLVGTQYLFRRQGMCGVMMEELEKQLKVLGVEKLILPSALEVLPMWTSSFGFSTMSLDEKLKVLEYNVQDFPKSFMCYKFITTEQPNIINEVGGIS